A stretch of Henckelia pumila isolate YLH828 chromosome 4, ASM3356847v2, whole genome shotgun sequence DNA encodes these proteins:
- the LOC140859833 gene encoding serine/threonine-protein kinase D6PK-like, translating to MASDSFTKDSSEKQSKTNGGQVIEGNPRKACPIPNPKVGKLDPSAKEVSRTVQNSASKELTSETLLETKSVNSLAGKVDSNLHLGSTKQVQTLNRDKKTFDDAGNIKNLAASVKVSDGENGVTKANGGVKHIDRNDFVESGKSSLCRGSTSTDISDESSCSSFSSSVNKPHKANDLRWEAIQAVRAKDGVLDLRHFRLLKKLGCGDIGSVYLSELCGTKCYFAMKVMDKASLASRKKLLRAQTEREILQSLDHPFLPTLYSHFETEKFSCLVMEFCPGGDLHTLRQRQPGKHFSEQAVKFYVAEILLSLEYLHMLGIVYRDLKPENVLVRDDGHIMLSDFDLSLRCSVSPTLIKSSSLEAEPLRKDPVYCVQPACIEPSCIQPSCIVPTTCFGPRLFSSKSKKERKPKIETGNQVSPLPELIAEPTDARSMSFVGTHEYLAPEIIKGEGHGSAVDWWTFGIFLYELLFGKTPFKGSGNRATLFNVVGQPLRFPESPVVSFAARDLIRGLLVKEPQHRLGYKRGATEVKQHPFFEGVNWALIRCASPPDVPRPFEMEKIAGPPAPTGLKVASPAISSQQSTNNYLEFDFF from the exons ATGGCTTCTGATTCTTTCACCAAGGATTCCTCAGAAAAGCAAAGCAAAACTAATGGAGGGCAAGTTATTGAAGGGAATCCTCGGAAGGCTTGTCCCATCCCAAATCCCAAAGTGGGGAAATTAGACCCCTCTGCGAAAGAAGTGTCTAGAACTGTTCAAAATTCGGCCTCAAAGGAACTAACCTCTGAAACTTTATTAGAAACAAAGTCTGTTAATTCCTTAGCTGGTAAAGTGGATTCAAACTTACATTTGGGTAGCACAAAACAAGTGCAGACACTCAATCGCGATAAGAAAACATTCGATGATGCTGGAAATATCAAGAATCTCGCGGCTTCTGTCAAAGTTTCTGATGGAGAGAATGGTGTTACAAAAGCTAATGGCGGTGTTAAGCATATTGATCGGAACGATTTTGTTGAGAGTGGAAAGAGCAGTCTGTGCAGGGGTAGCACAAGTACCGACATCAGTGATGAAAGTTCTTGCAGCAGCTTCAGTAGCAGTGTTAACAAACCACATAAAGCAAATGACCTACGATGGGAAGCGATACAGGCGGTTCGAGCAAAGGATGGGGTATTGGATCTCAGGCACTTCAGACTACTTAAGAAACTGGGCTGTGGCGACATTGGAAGTGTCTATCTATCTGAGTTGTGTGGTACCAAGTGTTACTTTGCAATGAAGGTAATGGATAAAGCATCGCTAGCTAGTCGGAAGAAACTGTTGCGAGCCCAGacagaaagagaaatattgCAGTCTCTAGATCATCCTTTTCTCCCAACCCTGTACTCGCATTTCGAAacagaaaaattttcatgtttAGTGATGGAGTTCTGTCCCGGTGGTGATTTGCATACGCTAAGGCAAAGGCAACCAGGAAAACATTTTTCTGAACAAGCTGTTAA GTTTTATGTAGCAGAGATCCTGCTTTCTTTGGAATATCTGCACATGCTTGGCATTGTCTACCGTGACCTAAAACCAGAAAACGTGCTCGTGAGGGATGATGGGCATATAATGCTATCAGATTTCGATCTTTCTCTCCGCTGTTCCGTCAGCCCTACTCTGATCAAGTCCTCGTCTCTTGAAGCCGAGCCCCTTCGTAAAGATCCGGTTTATTGTGTCCAACCAGCTTGCATCGAGCCATCTTGTATCCAGCCATCATGTATAGTCCCAACAACTTGTTTCGGGCCTCGTTTATTTTCGAGCAAATCCAAGAAAGAAAGGAAACCCAAAATAGAAACTGGCAACCAAGTAAGCCCGCTACCGGAGCTCATTGCCGAACCAACAGACGCACGTTCAATGTCATTTGTGGGCACCCACGAGTACTTGGCACCCGAAATCATAAAAGGTGAAGGGCATGGAAGTGCTGTCGACTGGTGGACATTTGGGATCTTTTTATATGAATTATTGTTCGGTAAGACCCCTTTCAAGGGATCAGGCAACCGAGCCACCCTTTTCAACGTCGTAGGCCAGCCCTTGCGATTTCCGGAATCGCCGGTAGTAAGTTTTGCGGCCCGAGATCTTATAAGAGGATTACTAGTGAAAGAGCCACAGCACAGATTGGGGTACAAACGTGGAGCAACAGAAGTGAAGCAGCATCCCTTCTTTGAAGGTGTGAATTGGGCTCTAATCCGTTGCGCAAGTCCCCCAGACGTCCCTAGACCATTCGAGATGGAGAAGATTGCTGGCCCTCCAGCACCAACTGGTCTAAAAGTTGCCTCTCCAGCCATCTCTTCTCAGCAGAGTACTAATAACTATTTGGAATTTGACTTCTTTTAG
- the LOC140859987 gene encoding SEC14 cytosolic factor-like, whose translation MKECTMMNITEDMIKQFQILVEKLDDPLKKTFQNMHLGCQRETLVRFLKARDGNVLIAHKMLTDCLNWRIQNEIDCTLSKPIVPTDMYRAIRDSQLVGMPGYTKEGVPVIALGVGLSTYDKAPVHFYIQSHIQMNEYRDRVILPSATKKFGRYIGTCIKILDMTGLKLSALNQIKLLSAISTIDDLNYPEKTDTYYIVNVPYIFTACWKVVKPLLQERTRKKVQVLSGSGRDDLLKIMDQESLPHFCRREGSGSSRHARNGTGSDCFSLDHPFHQQLYNYVKEQAKLLEIVAPVRHGPFHVDFPEPDPVDIKIAQTIKSEFQRFGKQNGIAPPLQELKITGE comes from the exons ATGAAAGAATGCACAATGATGAACATAACGGAAGATATGATCAAACAGTTTCAAATTTTGGTGGAAAAAC TTGACGACCCATTGAAGAAAACTTTCCAG AATATGCATCTAGGGTGTCAAAGGGAAACTTTGGTGAGGTTTCTCAAGGCAAGGGATGGAAATGTATTGATCGCCCATAAAATG CTTACTGACTGTCTAAACTGGAGGATACAAAATGAAATTGACTGCACATTGTCG AAACCAATTGTCCCTACTGACATGTATAGAGCAATAAGGGATTCTCAGCTTGTGGGAATGCCTGGATACACAAAAGAG GGTGTTCCAGTCATTGCCTTAGGCGTAGGTCTCAGCACATATGACAAAGCACCC GTTCATTTTTATATTCAATCACACATCCAAATGAATGAATACAGAGATCGTGTCATACTG CCTTCTGCAACCAAAAAATTTGGACGGTACATTGGCACATGCATAAAGATTTTGGACATGACCGGTTTAAAACTTTCTGCATTGAATCAAATCAAG TTGTTATCTGCGATATCAACCATAGACGACCTGAACTATCCCGAGAAGACAGACACTTATTACATAGTCAATGTGCCATACATATTTACAGCTTGTTGGAAG GTTGTTAAACCTCTTCTGCAGGAGAGAACTAGGAAGAAGGTGCAGGTTCTTTCAGGCTCCGGAAGGGACGACCTGTTAAAG ATTATGGATCAAGAGTCTCTCCCACATTTTTGCCGAAGGGAAGGCTCAGGGTCATCCAGGCATGCCAGGAATGGAACGGGTAGTGACTGTTTTTCGTTGGACCATCCGTTTCATCAGCAGCTGTATAATTACGTTAAGGAGCAGGCCAAACTGTTGGAGATAGTCGCACCAGTCAGACACGGTCCATTCCATGTGGACTTTCCTGAGCCTGATCCAGTAGATATCAAGATTGCTCAAACTATAAAAAGTGAATTTCAAAGATTTGGGAAACAAAATGGTATTGCACCCCCATTACAAGAGCTTAAGATTACTGGGGAGTGA